Proteins from a single region of Anaerolineae bacterium:
- a CDS encoding translation initiation factor IF-3 — translation MGATQYRINQEIRAREVRLITEDNENIGVVPTRDALERAIRVGLDLVEVAPNAEPPVCRIMDFGKFQYARAKKEREARRQQKQIEVKEIRLRPKTSDHHLEIKVRSARRWLSEGMKVKVRIQFRAREITYPEIGREILDQIAGAVDDIAIVEQQPSMEGATMLMVLAPSPDKKKK, via the coding sequence ATAGGCGCGACACAATACCGCATTAATCAGGAAATTCGGGCTCGCGAGGTGCGCCTGATCACGGAGGACAACGAGAATATCGGTGTCGTGCCCACCCGTGATGCCCTGGAACGGGCCATCCGCGTCGGCCTCGACCTGGTCGAGGTGGCTCCGAACGCGGAGCCGCCGGTTTGCCGGATCATGGATTTTGGCAAGTTCCAGTACGCCCGCGCTAAAAAGGAACGCGAAGCCCGCCGGCAGCAAAAGCAGATCGAGGTTAAGGAGATTCGGCTCCGCCCTAAGACCTCTGACCATCACCTGGAAATCAAGGTGCGCAGTGCACGCCGCTGGTTGAGTGAAGGCATGAAGGTCAAGGTCCGCATCCAGTTCCGCGCTCGCGAGATCACCTACCCGGAGATCGGGCGCGAAATCCTGGATCAGATCGCCGGGGCGGTGGACGACATCGCCATTGTGGAGCAGCAACCCAGCATGGAAGGGGCAACCATGTTGATGGTGCTGGCTCCGTCACCGGACAAGAAAAAGAAGTAA
- the rpmI gene encoding 50S ribosomal protein L35 produces MTKKTKKFKLKTYKAASKRFRVTGTGKIMRTKGGKSHLRRRRSKRTKQALDRMLEVTTTGERRRISRLAPYMTKFRANPPA; encoded by the coding sequence GTGACCAAGAAGACCAAGAAGTTCAAACTGAAGACGTACAAGGCAGCCTCCAAGCGCTTTCGCGTCACGGGCACCGGCAAGATCATGCGCACCAAGGGCGGCAAGAGTCACCTGCGCCGTCGCCGTTCCAAGCGCACCAAGCAGGCGCTGGACCGTATGCTGGAAGTGACGACGACTGGTGAGCGCCGTCGCATCAGCCGGCTGGCCCCGTACATGACTAAATTCCGGGCTAACCCGCCCGCCTGA
- the rplT gene encoding 50S ribosomal protein L20, with product MRVKRGYTSRQRHKKILKRTEGQWGTKHRLFRRANEAMMKSLWYSYRDRRNRRRDLRSLWITRINAAARLNGLSYSRLMHGLRQAQIDLDRKVLADIAVRDPQTFTHIVKAARG from the coding sequence GTGCGCGTAAAGAGAGGCTACACTTCCCGCCAGCGCCACAAGAAGATACTCAAGCGGACTGAAGGGCAGTGGGGGACCAAGCATCGCCTGTTCCGCCGGGCCAATGAGGCCATGATGAAGAGCCTGTGGTACAGCTACCGCGACCGCCGCAACCGCCGGCGCGACCTGCGGAGCCTGTGGATCACCCGCATCAATGCCGCGGCTCGCCTCAATGGTCTGAGCTATAGCCGGCTGATGCATGGTCTCCGCCAGGCGCAGATTGACCTGGACCGCAAGGTATTGGCCGACATCGCTGTGCGCGATCCGCAGACCTTCACCCACATTGTGAAAGCTGCCCGCGGTTAG
- a CDS encoding RNA methyltransferase produces the protein MTDIASPRNERVKLVKALQSRARQRRREGKIVLEGVRLIADALACGLTPEFVLYTVDEVTLGRPAYRLFQQLAELRIPLLSVSQGIMEQVSDTETPPGLLAVVPLPQVTVPEVVSLALVLDAMNNPGNLGSALRTAAAAGVDVVILTPNTVDPYNPKALRGGMGAQFRLPILELDWTDIALRFGHLNAYLAAADGALPYYAVDWLRPSLVIIGGEAHGPTAPARALAAATIAIPMAGQTESLNAAVATGVILYEARRQRALSTQKGV, from the coding sequence ATGACTGATATCGCCAGCCCGCGTAACGAGCGGGTCAAACTGGTCAAGGCGTTGCAGAGCCGCGCCCGTCAGCGCCGCCGCGAGGGCAAGATCGTCCTTGAAGGGGTGCGGCTGATCGCCGACGCCCTCGCCTGTGGCCTGACGCCGGAATTCGTGCTCTATACGGTGGATGAAGTCACCCTGGGCCGTCCGGCGTACCGCCTGTTTCAACAACTGGCGGAATTGCGCATTCCCCTGTTGTCGGTCAGCCAGGGGATTATGGAGCAGGTCAGCGACACGGAAACCCCCCCAGGGTTGCTGGCGGTTGTGCCGCTGCCACAGGTGACCGTCCCGGAAGTCGTCAGTCTGGCGCTGGTGCTGGACGCCATGAACAATCCGGGCAATCTGGGCAGTGCGCTGCGCACCGCCGCTGCTGCTGGAGTCGACGTGGTCATCCTGACCCCGAACACGGTTGATCCCTACAACCCCAAGGCGCTGCGCGGCGGCATGGGGGCGCAGTTCCGCCTGCCCATTCTGGAACTGGACTGGACGGATATTGCGCTGCGCTTTGGCCACCTGAACGCTTATCTGGCGGCAGCGGATGGGGCGTTGCCTTATTACGCAGTGGACTGGCTGCGTCCCTCGTTGGTTATCATCGGCGGGGAGGCGCACGGGCCGACCGCACCCGCCCGCGCTCTGGCTGCCGCAACAATCGCGATCCCGATGGCCGGTCAGACCGAGTCGCTGAATGCGGCTGTGGCGACAGGCGTGATCCTCTATGAAGCCCGGCGGCAGCGCGCGCTTTCCACACAGAAAGGCGTCTGA
- a CDS encoding DUF711 family protein, with amino-acid sequence MKIRSVTAFVNLALTEPELGLAQAANFLHNAVPAFEKAGFAVQTRRVASQPFPRILAPIGPLAAVPYAVRVAELAQSYGIDYVALGPVHASDDPKYLDIIPEMIGATGSLFFAVSLGDPVHGADLALARRTAAAIQRVSQLSEDGLRNLHLAAIANCGPGAPFFPAAYHADGEPMSFALAIQAADLAVQAFSEAGSLVDAEDRLMQLVMAAAGDLMAVSEALAADFDIVPGGIDFSLAPFPEDAISLGGAMERLGMTLGGSGGAAAAAVIMSALDRVPFKRAGFNGLMLPVLEDSVLARRAASGQLSTTDLLLYSAICGTGLDTIPLPGDTPVEALTGLLLDVAALALRLDKPLTARLMPLPGKVAGDPTGLEHFEYFAPGRVMAAPTGLTPGGLLLGKDVLRVRPRLRHA; translated from the coding sequence ATGAAGATCCGTTCTGTGACGGCGTTTGTCAACCTCGCGCTGACGGAGCCGGAACTGGGCCTGGCGCAGGCCGCTAACTTCCTGCACAACGCTGTCCCGGCTTTTGAGAAGGCGGGCTTTGCCGTACAAACGCGGCGCGTGGCGTCTCAGCCTTTCCCACGCATTCTGGCGCCCATCGGGCCGCTGGCCGCCGTCCCTTACGCTGTACGGGTCGCCGAACTGGCCCAGAGCTACGGGATCGACTATGTCGCGCTCGGCCCCGTCCACGCCAGCGATGATCCGAAATATCTGGATATTATCCCGGAGATGATCGGGGCGACCGGATCGCTGTTCTTTGCCGTCAGTCTGGGCGATCCGGTGCACGGCGCTGATCTGGCCCTGGCCCGGCGGACAGCGGCGGCGATCCAGCGGGTTAGCCAGTTGAGCGAAGACGGGTTGCGCAATCTCCACCTGGCGGCAATCGCCAATTGCGGCCCCGGTGCGCCATTCTTCCCGGCGGCTTACCACGCCGATGGCGAGCCAATGAGCTTCGCCCTGGCGATTCAGGCCGCTGACCTGGCGGTGCAGGCGTTTTCCGAAGCCGGGTCGCTGGTGGACGCGGAAGATCGGCTGATGCAGCTGGTGATGGCCGCGGCGGGCGACCTCATGGCGGTGAGCGAGGCCCTGGCCGCTGATTTTGACATCGTACCGGGCGGGATCGACTTTTCGCTGGCGCCCTTCCCGGAGGATGCGATCAGCCTGGGTGGGGCAATGGAGCGCCTGGGGATGACCCTTGGCGGCAGTGGCGGAGCGGCGGCCGCTGCCGTGATCATGAGCGCGCTTGACCGCGTCCCGTTCAAGCGAGCAGGCTTCAACGGCCTGATGCTGCCGGTGCTGGAGGATAGCGTCCTGGCCCGGCGGGCGGCTTCCGGCCAGCTCAGCACCACCGATCTATTGCTCTACAGCGCGATCTGTGGCACCGGCCTGGACACCATCCCGCTGCCCGGCGATACCCCGGTTGAAGCGCTCACCGGCCTGTTGCTGGATGTTGCTGCGCTAGCCCTGCGGCTGGATAAGCCGCTCACGGCGCGGCTGATGCCGCTGCCCGGTAAGGTTGCCGGAGACCCGACCGGTCTGGAACACTTCGAGTACTTCGCACCGGGGCGGGTGATGGCCGCGCCGACGGGGCTGACACCTGGCGGGTTGCTGCTAGGCAAGGATGTGCTGCGTGTGCGGCCACGGCTGCGGCATGCCTGA
- the hisS gene encoding histidine--tRNA ligase — protein sequence MAQVMQPRPPKGMRDFLPDDLIRRQYVFNTVIEVFETFGFEPLQTPALELRQTLHGNLGEEAEKQIFYAQHPQGKEELALRYDLTVPLARVVAQYEGQLSFPFKRYHIAPVWRSERPQRGRYREFYQCDADIVGVAGMTADAEIISLVVTALRRLGFRDFEVQINNRKILTGIAEYVGVPAEQRGGLYRSIDKLDKIGPDGVRQELAENGLAPEPIARLMALLDLRGAGLEGLTHLRDALRDIPTVQEGVRELFELAEHLEAFGVPASNYAFDLAMVRGLGYYTGPVFETIITEPNLGSVTGGGRYDGLIGMFRKESLPTTGSSLGIERIIDLMDELNLYPPGLGRTVVQVLVTVFDESTRAASERLASQLREQGVRTEVVLEDRKIGRQAAYADRKGIPIAAFLGPDEIAAGEVTLKRLADGETRRVPQSEAAVAIRSLLP from the coding sequence ATGGCCCAGGTGATGCAACCCCGCCCCCCGAAGGGGATGCGCGACTTCCTGCCGGATGACCTGATCCGGCGGCAGTATGTCTTCAATACTGTGATTGAGGTCTTTGAGACCTTTGGCTTTGAGCCATTGCAAACGCCAGCGCTGGAACTCCGCCAGACGTTGCATGGCAACCTGGGTGAGGAGGCGGAGAAGCAAATCTTCTACGCCCAGCATCCCCAGGGCAAGGAGGAACTGGCCCTGCGCTATGACCTGACCGTGCCGCTGGCGCGGGTGGTGGCCCAGTACGAGGGGCAACTCAGCTTCCCGTTCAAGCGTTATCACATCGCCCCGGTCTGGCGCTCCGAGCGGCCTCAGCGCGGGCGCTACCGCGAATTCTACCAGTGCGACGCTGACATCGTCGGGGTAGCGGGGATGACCGCCGACGCGGAGATCATCAGTCTGGTGGTCACGGCGTTGCGGCGGCTGGGCTTCCGGGACTTTGAGGTGCAGATCAACAACCGCAAGATTCTGACCGGCATCGCCGAGTATGTGGGCGTCCCGGCGGAGCAGCGCGGCGGGCTGTACCGCAGTATCGACAAGCTGGACAAGATCGGCCCTGATGGCGTGCGCCAGGAGCTGGCCGAAAACGGCCTGGCGCCGGAGCCGATCGCCCGCCTGATGGCCCTGCTCGACCTGCGCGGGGCCGGGCTGGAAGGGCTGACTCATCTGCGCGACGCGCTGCGCGATATCCCTACCGTGCAGGAAGGCGTCCGCGAGTTGTTCGAGCTGGCCGAGCACCTGGAAGCTTTCGGCGTCCCGGCGTCGAATTACGCTTTTGACCTGGCCATGGTGCGCGGCTTGGGCTACTACACTGGGCCGGTCTTTGAGACGATCATTACCGAGCCGAATCTGGGCAGCGTGACCGGCGGCGGGCGCTACGACGGCCTGATCGGGATGTTCCGCAAGGAAAGCCTGCCAACCACCGGCTCCTCACTGGGCATCGAGCGGATCATTGATCTAATGGACGAACTGAACCTGTACCCGCCGGGGCTGGGCCGTACGGTGGTGCAGGTGTTGGTCACGGTGTTTGATGAAAGTACGCGGGCTGCCTCTGAACGGCTGGCCAGCCAGTTGCGTGAGCAGGGGGTGCGCACGGAGGTCGTGCTGGAAGATCGCAAGATCGGGCGGCAGGCCGCTTACGCCGACCGCAAGGGCATCCCGATCGCGGCCTTCCTGGGGCCGGATGAGATCGCGGCAGGGGAGGTGACGCTCAAGCGGCTGGCTGACGGGGAAACGCGCCGCGTGCCCCAGTCGGAAGCCGCGGTGGCAATCCGGTCGCTCCTGCCCTGA
- a CDS encoding DUF1015 domain-containing protein encodes MAVIKPFRGVRYNPARIPRLDDVLSQPYDRIGPDLAARYRQLSPYNITGIILGHNEDTGLPGPCATNGNYRCARQRYENWLAEGILIREDRPALYVYEQTFPIAGRTHVRLGLIAALGLHEFEEGVILPHERTHRGPRADRLRLLHALQVQPEQIFVLYPDRENRVNTLLRAAIADRTPAIDATELFENQVRQRVWVITDPEIIHAVGSILAPLQGLIIADGHHRYETALAYRQEQQALPPDAAVNFISATLVSMDDPGLIILPTHREIHDFGAVSPAEVLARAAAHFAIAPAADLEAMLAAVNAHPRGHAFGFYGGPEVGFYVLTLRDEAILDTLAPDRSQAWRSLAVTIAHRLLLEQAAGVPPAGIEDKSLIRYHRDPQRPVDNINAGRGEFAIFLSPTTMAQIKAVAAHGEKMPQKSTDFYPKMISGLVMLPAGPEERLPDPCPPGDDQAAITGSSHATMAG; translated from the coding sequence ATGGCGGTGATCAAACCGTTCCGTGGGGTTCGCTACAACCCTGCCCGCATCCCCCGGCTGGATGACGTGCTCAGCCAGCCCTACGACCGGATCGGCCCCGATCTGGCAGCCCGCTACCGGCAACTCAGTCCCTACAACATCACCGGGATTATCCTCGGCCACAATGAAGACACCGGCCTGCCCGGCCCCTGCGCCACCAACGGCAATTATCGCTGCGCTCGCCAGCGGTATGAGAACTGGCTGGCTGAAGGAATCCTGATCCGCGAAGATCGCCCGGCCCTGTACGTTTACGAGCAAACCTTCCCCATTGCTGGCCGAACACACGTGCGGCTGGGCCTGATCGCTGCGCTGGGTCTGCATGAGTTTGAGGAAGGCGTCATCCTGCCCCACGAGCGTACCCATCGCGGTCCCAGAGCCGATCGCCTGCGCTTGCTGCACGCCCTGCAGGTGCAGCCAGAGCAGATCTTTGTCCTCTACCCTGATCGGGAGAATCGCGTTAACACCCTGCTCCGCGCCGCCATCGCCGATCGCACTCCGGCCATTGACGCGACCGAACTGTTCGAGAACCAGGTCCGCCAGCGCGTCTGGGTCATCACCGATCCGGAGATCATCCACGCTGTGGGGAGCATTCTCGCCCCGCTGCAGGGCTTGATTATCGCCGACGGGCATCACCGCTACGAGACCGCCCTGGCCTACCGCCAGGAACAGCAGGCGCTGCCCCCGGACGCCGCCGTCAATTTCATCAGCGCAACGCTGGTCAGTATGGACGATCCGGGACTGATCATCCTGCCCACCCACCGCGAGATTCACGATTTCGGTGCGGTCAGCCCGGCTGAGGTGCTGGCCCGCGCTGCGGCGCACTTCGCCATCGCGCCGGCCGCCGATCTGGAAGCGATGCTGGCCGCCGTCAATGCCCACCCGCGTGGCCATGCCTTCGGCTTCTATGGCGGGCCAGAGGTCGGCTTCTACGTCCTGACCCTGCGCGACGAAGCCATCCTCGATACCCTGGCGCCCGATCGCTCACAGGCGTGGCGCTCGCTGGCCGTGACCATCGCCCACCGCCTGCTGCTGGAGCAGGCCGCCGGTGTCCCGCCAGCGGGCATCGAGGACAAGTCTCTGATCCGCTATCACCGCGATCCGCAGCGCCCGGTGGACAACATCAACGCTGGCCGGGGGGAGTTCGCCATCTTCCTCAGCCCAACCACCATGGCTCAGATCAAGGCGGTGGCCGCCCACGGGGAGAAAATGCCTCAGAAGAGCACAGACTTCTACCCCAAGATGATCTCCGGCCTGGTCATGCTACCAGCCGGGCCGGAAGAGCGTCTGCCCGATCCCTGTCCGCCAGGCGATGATCAGGCGGCCATAACCGGCTCTTCTCATGCCACCATGGCTGGCTAA
- the lpdA gene encoding dihydrolipoyl dehydrogenase, producing the protein MAREYDVVVLGAGPGGYVAAIRAAQLGLKTAIVEKQWWGGVCLNVGCIPSKALLHNAELAHILQHRAKEFGFSFDNLQLDYPTAFKRSRQVSGRLVKGVQFLMKKNQIDTYDGWGTFKDAKTIEVALEAGGTETLSARNVIIATGATTRLLPGTRLSERVITYLEMILSETLPKSIIIAGAGAIGLEFTYVLHNYGVDVTLVEYLPHLAPLEDEEISRELEKAYKRLGVKFMTGTRVDGVEETASGVRVSVTTPDGKQEVLEAEKLMQAIGFKPRTEGYGLENTGVALDERGFIAIDERMATNVPGVYAIGDVTGKLMLAHVASAMGVVAAEAIAGHDTITLDYRMMPRATYCQPQIASFGYTEQQALDAGYEINVSRFPWQANGKALGLGEKEGFVKLISDKKYGELLGGHLIGHGVTELLPELTLAQMAELTPAEIGRNVHAHPTMSEALMEAALGLEGQAIQI; encoded by the coding sequence ATGGCCAGAGAATACGATGTTGTTGTCCTCGGCGCCGGGCCGGGCGGCTATGTGGCCGCCATCCGCGCCGCACAACTGGGACTCAAGACCGCGATCGTGGAAAAGCAGTGGTGGGGCGGTGTCTGCCTGAACGTCGGCTGTATCCCGTCCAAAGCCTTGCTACATAACGCTGAACTGGCGCATATCCTCCAGCACCGCGCCAAAGAGTTCGGCTTCAGCTTTGACAATTTGCAGCTGGACTATCCGACCGCCTTCAAGCGCAGCCGCCAGGTTTCCGGGCGGCTGGTCAAGGGCGTCCAGTTCCTGATGAAGAAGAACCAGATCGATACCTACGACGGTTGGGGAACCTTCAAAGACGCCAAGACGATCGAGGTCGCCCTGGAAGCGGGCGGCACGGAGACCCTTTCCGCCAGGAATGTGATTATCGCCACCGGGGCGACCACCCGCCTGCTGCCCGGCACCAGGCTCAGTGAGCGCGTGATCACCTACCTGGAGATGATTCTGAGCGAAACGCTGCCGAAGAGCATCATCATCGCTGGCGCGGGGGCGATCGGGCTGGAATTCACCTATGTCCTGCACAACTATGGCGTGGATGTGACACTGGTCGAATACCTGCCGCACCTGGCGCCGCTGGAGGACGAGGAAATCTCCAGAGAACTGGAGAAGGCTTACAAGCGCCTGGGAGTCAAATTCATGACCGGCACGCGCGTTGACGGCGTGGAGGAGACCGCCAGCGGGGTCCGGGTCAGCGTCACGACGCCGGATGGCAAGCAGGAAGTTCTGGAAGCCGAGAAGCTGATGCAGGCCATCGGCTTCAAACCGCGCACGGAAGGCTACGGGCTGGAAAATACCGGCGTGGCGCTTGACGAACGGGGCTTTATCGCCATCGATGAGCGCATGGCGACCAACGTCCCCGGCGTGTACGCCATCGGCGACGTAACCGGCAAGCTCATGCTGGCCCATGTTGCCTCAGCCATGGGCGTTGTGGCCGCGGAAGCCATCGCCGGGCATGACACGATCACACTCGATTACCGGATGATGCCCCGCGCCACATACTGCCAGCCGCAGATCGCCTCCTTCGGTTACACGGAGCAGCAGGCCCTCGACGCCGGTTACGAGATCAACGTCAGCCGCTTCCCCTGGCAGGCCAATGGCAAGGCGCTGGGCCTGGGGGAAAAAGAGGGCTTCGTCAAACTGATCAGCGACAAGAAGTACGGCGAGTTGCTGGGAGGCCACCTGATCGGCCACGGCGTGACCGAATTACTGCCGGAACTGACGCTGGCCCAGATGGCCGAACTGACACCTGCCGAGATCGGGCGTAACGTGCATGCCCATCCGACAATGTCCGAGGCCCTGATGGAAGCCGCCCTCGGCCTGGAGGGACAGGCGATCCAGATCTAG
- a CDS encoding (Fe-S)-binding protein: MLSLPEKVVFVILAIISLYLTWHSFGQVAAVIRRGNGALHLNGLARRILQALEVTITQRTVLNARPFTSILHATIAWGFLFYLLVNLGDVLEGFLADYAFPGTNGLADAYRLLADVLSVAVILSMLYFLVRRFIAGDPRLTFRPDILLHPDIAAGGIRRDSAIVGAFILGHVGARFLGQALTVARHGPDAFQPFASAISGLFSGGNPALLEVGEHVMFWLAIGLILVFVPWFPRTKHFHLLLAPVNYLTRPERRSPGAMPPLPLDDETIESFGAERIEHLSRTQIVDAYACIMCNRCQDVCPAYAAGTPLSPAALEVNKRYFLREHGALLAAGKESPVTLFESALPPEGVWACTACAACVEICPVGNEPLADILAMRQHLVLMEGRPPDRLVGALTRAERAGDPWGHPRGTRLDWAAGLDVPLLADRHSVDVLYWVGCAGAYDPAGQRVSRAMIQIFRAAGVDFAVLGEEERCTCEWARRSGQEALYQQATAALIDTFNRYTFNLIVTQCPHCYHTFRNEYPDFGGHYAVIHHSAYIAGLLRAGRLSLQKWDRRRRKGVITYHDPCFLGRYNGEYDAPRETLLALESVTLAEMPRHRQRSLCCGGGGAQVWMETRQERPINAMRLAEAAATGAQTVVTACPFCAIMLHSAVDSTGKPVPDGDASVRVNDIAELVAGRLSP; encoded by the coding sequence GTGCTTTCCCTCCCTGAGAAAGTCGTGTTTGTCATCCTGGCCATCATCTCCCTGTACCTGACCTGGCATAGCTTCGGGCAGGTCGCCGCCGTGATCCGGCGGGGCAACGGCGCGTTGCACCTGAACGGGTTGGCCCGGCGGATACTTCAGGCGCTTGAGGTCACGATCACGCAGCGTACGGTGCTGAACGCCCGCCCGTTCACCAGTATCCTGCACGCCACCATCGCCTGGGGCTTCCTGTTCTATCTCCTGGTCAACCTGGGCGATGTGTTGGAAGGCTTCCTGGCGGATTACGCCTTTCCAGGGACGAACGGTCTGGCCGACGCCTACCGCCTGCTGGCTGACGTACTCAGCGTCGCCGTGATCCTCAGCATGCTCTACTTCCTCGTCCGCCGCTTCATCGCCGGAGACCCTCGCCTGACCTTCCGCCCGGACATCCTGCTCCATCCGGACATTGCTGCCGGGGGCATCCGCCGCGACTCGGCCATCGTCGGCGCGTTTATCCTGGGGCACGTTGGCGCACGCTTCCTGGGGCAGGCGCTGACGGTAGCCCGGCACGGTCCGGATGCCTTCCAACCTTTTGCCAGCGCGATCAGCGGCCTGTTCAGCGGGGGCAATCCGGCGCTACTGGAGGTCGGCGAGCATGTCATGTTCTGGCTGGCCATCGGCCTGATCCTGGTCTTCGTGCCCTGGTTCCCGCGTACCAAGCACTTTCACCTGCTGCTCGCCCCCGTCAACTACCTGACCCGCCCGGAACGGCGCAGCCCCGGCGCCATGCCCCCCCTGCCCCTTGATGATGAGACAATCGAGAGCTTCGGGGCGGAACGCATCGAACACCTCAGCCGTACGCAGATCGTCGATGCTTACGCCTGCATCATGTGCAACCGTTGCCAGGATGTTTGCCCGGCCTATGCTGCCGGGACACCGCTTTCGCCCGCCGCGCTGGAGGTCAACAAGCGCTATTTTCTGAGGGAACACGGCGCACTCCTGGCCGCTGGCAAGGAGTCGCCCGTCACGCTATTTGAGAGCGCCCTGCCCCCTGAAGGGGTCTGGGCCTGCACCGCCTGTGCCGCCTGCGTGGAGATCTGCCCGGTGGGCAACGAGCCGCTGGCCGACATCCTGGCCATGCGCCAGCACCTGGTCCTGATGGAAGGACGACCGCCCGATCGCCTAGTTGGGGCCTTAACTCGCGCCGAACGCGCCGGCGATCCCTGGGGCCATCCGCGCGGGACGCGCCTGGACTGGGCCGCCGGGCTGGACGTGCCGTTGCTGGCCGACCGGCACAGTGTTGACGTGCTCTACTGGGTCGGCTGCGCCGGGGCGTACGACCCGGCAGGCCAGCGCGTCAGCCGGGCGATGATCCAGATTTTCCGCGCCGCAGGCGTGGACTTCGCCGTGCTGGGCGAGGAAGAACGCTGCACCTGCGAATGGGCGCGCCGCAGCGGCCAGGAGGCGCTCTATCAGCAGGCCACTGCCGCGCTGATCGATACCTTCAACCGCTACACGTTCAACCTGATCGTCACCCAGTGCCCGCACTGCTACCACACCTTCCGCAACGAGTATCCCGATTTCGGTGGCCATTACGCCGTCATACACCACAGCGCCTACATCGCTGGCCTGCTGAGGGCGGGCCGGCTTTCGCTACAAAAATGGGATCGCCGCCGCCGGAAGGGGGTGATCACCTACCACGACCCATGCTTCCTGGGCCGCTACAATGGCGAATATGACGCCCCCCGCGAGACTCTGCTGGCGCTGGAAAGCGTCACCCTGGCGGAAATGCCACGTCACCGCCAGCGAAGCCTGTGTTGCGGCGGGGGTGGCGCTCAGGTTTGGATGGAAACCCGCCAGGAGCGCCCGATCAATGCCATGCGCCTGGCAGAAGCCGCCGCCACTGGCGCGCAGACGGTCGTCACGGCCTGTCCGTTCTGCGCCATCATGCTGCACAGCGCCGTTGATTCAACCGGAAAGCCTGTGCCAGACGGCGATGCATCCGTCAGGGTAAACGATATCGCTGAACTGGTCGCCGGGCGCCTCTCGCCGTAA